In a single window of the Luteolibacter sp. Y139 genome:
- the metK gene encoding methionine adenosyltransferase, with protein sequence MSTYIFSSESVGEGHPDKVADTISDAILDALLAQDPKSRVACETFVKSNIVVVGGEITSKAKIDYEQVIRNAVRGIGYTNSDDIFHADTLFINNYLTGQSPDIAQGVDAKKAKGKKTAEQGAGDQGIMFGYASDETPELMPAPIMYAHRLGRELTRIRKSGKVKWLRPDAKSQVSVEYVDGKPTRIVNVVISTQHAAGVEHAVIEKFCIEQVIKKVLPKNMLTKQTEYLINPTGNFVIGGPQGDSGLTGRKIIVDTYGGMGRHGGGAFSGKDPSKVDRSAAYMGRWVAKNVVAAGLAKKVEIQFAYAIGHPLPVSVHVDTFGTGTKPDADILAAVLKVFSFKPADIIKQLNLLRPIYGKSTNYGHFGKDDADLTWERTDKVAALKKAIK encoded by the coding sequence ATGAGCACCTACATTTTCTCTTCCGAGTCCGTCGGCGAAGGCCATCCGGACAAAGTAGCTGACACCATCTCTGACGCGATCCTCGACGCGCTGCTTGCCCAAGACCCGAAAAGCCGGGTCGCCTGCGAAACCTTCGTGAAGTCGAACATCGTCGTCGTCGGCGGCGAAATCACCTCCAAGGCGAAAATCGACTACGAGCAAGTGATCCGGAATGCCGTCCGCGGCATCGGCTACACCAACAGCGACGACATTTTCCATGCCGACACGCTGTTCATTAACAACTACCTCACCGGCCAGTCGCCCGACATCGCTCAGGGCGTCGACGCCAAGAAGGCCAAGGGCAAGAAGACCGCCGAGCAAGGTGCCGGCGACCAGGGCATCATGTTCGGCTACGCCAGCGACGAAACGCCGGAGCTGATGCCCGCCCCGATCATGTATGCGCACCGCCTCGGCCGCGAGCTGACCCGCATCCGCAAGAGCGGCAAGGTCAAGTGGCTCCGCCCGGACGCGAAGTCGCAGGTCTCCGTCGAATACGTCGATGGCAAGCCGACCCGCATCGTGAACGTGGTCATTTCCACCCAGCACGCCGCCGGTGTGGAACACGCGGTGATCGAGAAGTTCTGCATCGAGCAGGTCATCAAGAAGGTGCTGCCGAAGAACATGCTCACCAAGCAGACCGAGTATCTCATCAACCCGACCGGCAACTTCGTGATCGGCGGCCCTCAGGGCGATTCCGGCCTCACCGGCCGCAAGATCATCGTGGACACCTACGGTGGCATGGGCCGCCACGGTGGTGGCGCCTTTTCCGGCAAGGACCCGTCGAAGGTGGACCGCTCCGCCGCCTACATGGGCCGCTGGGTTGCCAAGAACGTCGTCGCCGCCGGCCTTGCGAAGAAGGTTGAAATCCAGTTCGCCTACGCGATTGGTCACCCTCTCCCGGTCAGCGTTCACGTTGACACCTTCGGCACCGGCACCAAGCCCGACGCCGACATCCTCGCCGCGGTCCTGAAGGTCTTCTCCTTCAAGCCCGCCGACATCATCAAGCAGCTTAACCTGCTTCGCCCGATCTACGGCAAGTCCACCAACTACGGTCACTTCGGCAAGGATGACGCCGACCTGACTTGGGAGCGCACCGACAAGGTCGCCGCCCTCAAGAAAGCCATCAAGTAA
- the ahcY gene encoding adenosylhomocysteinase produces the protein MSTTFTDYKVADISLADFGRKEIEIAEHEMPGLMATRAKYGPEKPLQGVRIMGSLHMTIQTAVLIETLVALGAEVRWVSCNIFSTQDHAAAAIAAAGVPVFAWKGETLEEYWWCTWQALVNPAGLGPELIVDDGGDATLLIHKGYELENGSDWVNTPSGNHEEQVIKDLLKDVHAKQPGIFAKIVKDWKGVSEETTTGVHRLYQMAKAGTLLVPAINVNDSVTKSKFDNLYGCRESLVDGIKRATDVMISGKVGVVCGYGDVGKGCAQALRGQGAQVVVTEVDPICALQAAMEGFRVLTVEDTLGWGDIYVTTTGNFGIIRLEHMEKMKDQAIVCNIGHFDNEIEIDKLNNAPGVTRTNIKPQVDKYTFPTGDSIYMLAEGRLVNLGCATGHPSFVMSNSFTNQTLAQIDLWKNKDTYKAGEVKVLDKKLDEEVARLHLAKVGAKLTKLTQEQADYISVPVEGPYKADHYRY, from the coding sequence ATGTCCACTACCTTCACTGACTATAAGGTCGCCGACATTTCCCTCGCGGATTTCGGCCGGAAAGAAATCGAGATCGCCGAGCACGAAATGCCCGGCCTCATGGCGACCCGCGCCAAGTATGGCCCGGAGAAGCCGCTGCAGGGCGTCCGCATCATGGGCTCACTGCACATGACCATCCAGACCGCGGTGCTCATCGAGACCCTCGTCGCGCTCGGCGCCGAAGTCCGCTGGGTTTCCTGCAACATCTTCTCCACCCAAGACCACGCCGCCGCCGCGATCGCCGCTGCCGGTGTCCCGGTCTTCGCTTGGAAGGGTGAGACCCTCGAAGAGTATTGGTGGTGTACCTGGCAGGCGCTGGTCAATCCGGCTGGCCTTGGCCCGGAACTCATCGTCGATGACGGTGGCGACGCCACGCTGCTCATTCACAAGGGCTACGAGCTCGAGAACGGTTCCGACTGGGTCAATACCCCGTCCGGCAACCACGAGGAGCAGGTCATCAAGGACCTCCTCAAGGACGTTCACGCCAAGCAGCCCGGCATCTTCGCGAAGATCGTGAAGGATTGGAAGGGTGTCTCCGAAGAGACCACCACCGGTGTCCACCGCCTCTATCAGATGGCGAAGGCCGGCACCCTGCTGGTGCCCGCCATCAACGTGAACGACTCCGTTACCAAGTCGAAGTTCGACAACCTTTACGGCTGCCGCGAGTCGCTGGTCGATGGCATCAAGCGTGCCACCGACGTGATGATCTCCGGCAAGGTCGGCGTGGTCTGCGGCTACGGCGATGTCGGCAAGGGTTGCGCCCAGGCTCTCCGCGGCCAAGGTGCCCAGGTCGTCGTCACCGAAGTCGATCCGATCTGCGCCCTGCAGGCCGCGATGGAAGGCTTCCGCGTGCTGACCGTCGAGGACACCCTCGGCTGGGGCGACATCTACGTCACCACCACGGGTAACTTCGGCATCATCCGCCTGGAGCACATGGAGAAGATGAAGGATCAGGCCATCGTGTGTAACATCGGTCACTTCGACAACGAGATCGAGATCGACAAGCTCAACAACGCCCCCGGCGTGACGCGCACGAACATCAAGCCGCAGGTGGACAAGTACACCTTCCCTACCGGCGACAGCATTTACATGCTGGCCGAAGGCCGCCTGGTGAACCTCGGCTGCGCCACCGGCCACCCGAGCTTCGTGATGTCCAACAGCTTCACCAACCAGACGCTCGCCCAGATCGACCTCTGGAAGAACAAGGACACCTACAAGGCCGGCGAAGTGAAGGTGCTCGACAAGAAGCTCGACGAGGAAGTCGCCCGCCTCCACCTCGCGAAGGTGGGTGCCAAGCTGACCAAGCTCACCCAGGAGCAGGCAGACTACATCAGCGTGCCGGTGGAAGGTCCTTACAAGGCCGACCACTACCGCTACTAA
- a CDS encoding bifunctional GNAT family N-acetyltransferase/carbon-nitrogen hydrolase family protein — protein sequence MPPKDHETKLGTVLVRNPTVADIPAILALHRRCFPRESDAGGPWNEKHLRSHLHVFPEGQLIAEKDGKILGAASSLIVSLGRNPLRKHTYDGVTDAGYFYNHDPQGDTLYGADVYVDPDARKFGIGAALYAARRDLCRRLNLRRILAGARLWNYDEHAARLTPEEYVWQVQDGKIPDPVLGFQIKQGFAVRGIMPNYLHDHRSRDHAALIEWINPEYQAPAEQSTKVRVACVQYHMRKVADFDDFASQVRYFVETAGEDYGAEFVLFPEFLTVQLLSALQPLGSREGIRKLSEYTEQFIELMSGLARQQGLYLIAGSHPVPQPDGRLENTAMIFKPDGTYASQPKLHITPSEKTWWGISGGDSLIVLQTPKAKIGVLICYDVEFPEAARYLADRGVEILFIPYCTDNRQGYLRVSLCAAARAIENQIFVATAGVVGNLPDVPAMDIHYGRAAVFTPSDFEFARDGIQAEADANVETMLVTDLDITDLYRSRLSGSVTPVTDRRTDLFEFHNKLSNEIIAPGVQEGHL from the coding sequence GTGCCGCCGAAAGATCACGAGACCAAGCTGGGAACCGTTCTTGTCCGCAATCCGACCGTTGCCGACATCCCGGCGATCCTGGCGCTTCATCGTCGCTGCTTCCCTCGCGAGAGCGATGCGGGTGGGCCGTGGAATGAGAAGCATCTGCGCTCCCACCTTCATGTCTTTCCAGAAGGGCAGCTGATTGCGGAGAAGGATGGGAAGATCCTGGGGGCTGCTTCGTCGTTGATCGTCTCGCTGGGGCGCAATCCGCTGCGGAAGCACACCTACGACGGCGTCACGGATGCCGGCTATTTCTACAATCACGACCCGCAGGGCGACACGCTTTACGGGGCGGATGTGTATGTGGATCCGGATGCACGGAAGTTCGGGATCGGGGCCGCGCTTTATGCTGCCCGACGCGATCTGTGCCGCCGACTGAATCTTCGCCGCATTCTGGCGGGTGCACGCTTGTGGAATTATGACGAGCATGCCGCCCGCCTAACGCCGGAGGAATACGTCTGGCAGGTGCAGGACGGAAAAATCCCTGACCCGGTGCTCGGCTTTCAGATCAAGCAGGGTTTCGCGGTGCGCGGCATCATGCCGAACTACCTGCACGATCATCGCTCGCGCGACCACGCGGCGCTGATCGAGTGGATCAATCCGGAGTATCAGGCGCCCGCCGAGCAATCGACGAAGGTCCGCGTCGCCTGTGTCCAGTATCACATGCGGAAGGTTGCGGACTTCGATGACTTTGCCAGCCAGGTCCGCTACTTCGTCGAGACCGCGGGAGAAGATTACGGCGCGGAGTTCGTGCTGTTCCCGGAGTTCCTGACGGTCCAGCTGCTCAGCGCGCTGCAACCGCTCGGCTCGCGCGAGGGGATTCGCAAGCTCTCCGAATACACGGAGCAGTTCATCGAGCTGATGAGCGGCCTCGCCCGGCAGCAGGGGCTTTATCTCATCGCGGGATCGCATCCGGTGCCGCAGCCGGATGGACGTCTGGAAAACACGGCGATGATTTTCAAGCCGGATGGCACCTACGCCTCCCAGCCGAAGCTGCACATCACGCCGTCCGAGAAAACGTGGTGGGGGATTTCCGGTGGTGACTCCTTGATCGTGCTCCAGACGCCTAAGGCGAAGATCGGCGTGCTGATTTGCTACGATGTCGAGTTCCCGGAAGCCGCGCGCTATCTCGCTGACCGCGGCGTGGAGATCCTCTTTATCCCGTATTGCACGGACAATCGCCAAGGCTACCTGCGCGTCAGCCTGTGCGCGGCGGCACGGGCGATCGAAAACCAGATCTTCGTCGCGACCGCAGGTGTCGTGGGCAATTTGCCGGATGTGCCGGCGATGGACATTCACTACGGCCGCGCTGCGGTGTTCACACCGAGCGACTTCGAGTTTGCTCGCGATGGCATCCAGGCCGAGGCCGATGCCAACGTGGAGACGATGCTCGTGACCGACCTCGACATCACGGATCTCTATCGCTCGCGCCTGAGTGGCAGCGTGACGCCCGTGACCGACCGGCGGACGGATCTATTCGAGTTCCACAACAAGCTCTCGAACGAGATCATCGCGCCGGGCGTGCAGGAAGGGCACTTGTGA
- a CDS encoding tetratricopeptide repeat protein: MKRRVLVLAPLLLACGPFFYQAPPPLESYPQRIPGKGWRDIFAETKPAPADAASSLQLIDACEALVEELPKLTPAERLSKIDALLTRNREGDFRLRTSNLLLELRELAADDATLGSASSYLKWRLERLGDPAGLIVRAPVKNWDMSDADFQAATRDYNKNQAAASEWLDHEMAAGPAVLHPNLMVQIGALAMDYGDYTKARNTFTGMIGLFPDHPRTEPARLMLGRCLLELAKAESKKPQLTREEQDGIDELLKEATQEFESCVNSGGRFAADASGWLAAVALQHHNFNEALRRQLARLDLQPTREVTRSVLRECDRIFTEVFQGDRGFEYAYDEDGRVSYWPFELMAKHPAVARLFVGHALDPEALEALPAANENFESDRDTLDFLHRRIIRPQPLARRSLTELGAAIVQSGGVSKPDALTLLILGWASYREGEVEQALALFDQAQALQPGEEIIQGRALALTALGRHREAADAYAALASKFPESPITKNSAFDHAIARFHAGEAGEALLMLYAMQPEGTYLPTAPLHPEHEPSQWIDSIAQFAPLDQLAAPLARLPEGDPQTRLLRTIVRSRALAAENFNLARRYLDPAGDTNDEKRYGFGELPRGIGLTAAIWQQEVESLAGATELLDQAPADQKARKHLQIARRWKELRGRLTLPLHDLFDYSQSENEKLEQLRRKNASFLGFKPEAVTAELDSRDELHHALRHFLAAADSSDPDVAAPALEEANDALFRLAEFSLYRCSRAAETDATGLSRKLVERLRKDFPDSPEAIRAVRWTFTPPALLGRWMPGDYSPSNSAEEIRSNALDPKLGRWREWRPDPGTDEGKRLQKDFANLIAAPDRDMTAIRKGLADFRADFNRTRHLLDEGDVLALVDDLDDLTAAAQVPAITPDLFGRYATLRRGKTTPPPAAGEWAPLAPWLAFLDRVRPVQVEDNGHTELSDDTVESWERYLRDFPNGPKSEAASLRLLRLKVRAAYPVPQVEAFFFPDSPIPRGYKRLKPAPEADQATMRALAKELDAHEKRFPGGRCHSDILVLQAAVAAQSHNYQVALKSLAEVIADPLHPELRMNAALYFSEISLRLLDKTERPAVAAAFRSEHSAMPLLKNLVHGDTCLFRLRPLMAWLEES; encoded by the coding sequence ATGAAACGTCGCGTCCTTGTTTTGGCGCCCCTACTCCTCGCCTGCGGTCCATTCTTCTACCAGGCACCACCCCCGCTCGAAAGCTATCCCCAGCGCATCCCCGGCAAGGGCTGGCGCGATATTTTCGCCGAGACGAAACCCGCACCCGCCGACGCCGCGAGCTCGCTGCAGTTGATCGACGCCTGCGAGGCTCTCGTCGAAGAACTGCCCAAGCTCACCCCAGCGGAGCGGCTCTCCAAGATTGATGCCCTCCTCACGCGCAACCGCGAGGGAGACTTCCGCCTCCGCACCTCGAACCTGCTCCTCGAATTGCGCGAACTCGCCGCCGACGATGCCACCCTCGGCAGTGCCAGCAGCTACTTGAAGTGGCGTCTCGAACGACTCGGAGATCCCGCCGGACTCATCGTCCGCGCTCCGGTCAAGAACTGGGACATGAGCGACGCCGACTTCCAGGCCGCCACCCGCGACTACAACAAGAACCAAGCCGCAGCCTCCGAATGGCTGGACCACGAGATGGCGGCAGGTCCCGCGGTGCTGCACCCCAACCTGATGGTGCAGATCGGTGCCCTCGCCATGGACTACGGTGACTACACCAAGGCCCGGAATACGTTCACGGGAATGATCGGCCTCTTCCCCGATCATCCGCGGACCGAGCCCGCCCGTCTGATGCTCGGGCGCTGCTTGCTCGAGTTGGCGAAGGCGGAGTCGAAGAAACCGCAACTCACCCGTGAGGAACAGGACGGCATTGACGAGCTACTGAAGGAAGCAACCCAAGAATTCGAGTCCTGCGTCAACTCCGGTGGCCGCTTCGCCGCGGATGCGTCCGGTTGGCTCGCCGCCGTGGCTCTGCAGCATCACAATTTCAACGAAGCCCTGCGCCGGCAACTTGCCCGGCTGGATCTACAGCCGACCCGCGAGGTGACACGCTCCGTCCTCCGGGAATGCGACCGGATTTTCACGGAAGTCTTCCAAGGAGACCGGGGCTTCGAATACGCCTACGACGAAGACGGTCGCGTCAGCTATTGGCCCTTCGAGTTGATGGCGAAGCATCCCGCCGTGGCGCGCCTCTTTGTCGGACATGCCCTCGATCCTGAGGCATTGGAAGCCCTGCCTGCCGCCAATGAGAATTTCGAAAGCGACCGCGACACGCTCGATTTCCTTCACCGCCGGATCATTCGCCCCCAGCCGTTGGCCAGGCGGTCGCTGACCGAGCTGGGAGCTGCCATCGTGCAGAGCGGCGGAGTGTCAAAGCCTGACGCGCTCACCCTGCTCATCCTCGGCTGGGCATCCTACCGCGAGGGAGAGGTGGAGCAGGCTCTTGCCTTGTTCGACCAGGCACAGGCGCTCCAACCAGGCGAAGAGATCATCCAGGGCCGGGCGCTGGCGCTCACCGCTCTCGGCCGTCATCGAGAGGCGGCCGATGCCTATGCAGCGCTGGCGAGCAAGTTTCCCGAAAGTCCCATCACGAAGAACTCCGCCTTCGATCACGCCATCGCGCGCTTTCACGCCGGAGAGGCAGGCGAGGCGCTGCTCATGCTCTACGCCATGCAGCCCGAGGGCACCTACCTGCCCACCGCGCCGCTGCATCCGGAACACGAGCCGTCGCAATGGATCGATAGCATCGCGCAGTTCGCGCCGCTGGACCAGCTCGCCGCACCACTGGCGCGACTTCCAGAAGGCGATCCCCAGACGAGGCTCCTGCGGACGATCGTTCGCAGCCGTGCCTTGGCCGCCGAGAACTTCAACCTCGCCCGCCGCTACTTGGATCCAGCGGGCGATACCAATGACGAAAAGCGCTACGGTTTCGGCGAGTTGCCGCGCGGGATCGGCCTCACCGCGGCGATCTGGCAGCAGGAAGTCGAATCCCTCGCCGGTGCCACCGAGTTGTTAGACCAGGCGCCTGCCGATCAGAAGGCGCGCAAGCACCTCCAGATCGCACGCCGGTGGAAGGAGCTGCGCGGTCGCCTGACCTTGCCGCTTCACGATCTCTTCGACTACTCGCAGAGCGAAAACGAAAAGCTCGAGCAGCTCCGACGGAAGAATGCCTCCTTTCTCGGCTTCAAGCCCGAAGCCGTGACCGCGGAACTCGACTCTCGCGATGAGCTTCACCACGCGCTGCGCCATTTCCTCGCCGCGGCGGACAGCAGCGATCCCGATGTGGCAGCGCCCGCGCTGGAGGAGGCCAATGACGCGCTGTTCCGCTTGGCGGAGTTCTCCCTCTATCGTTGCTCACGGGCGGCGGAAACGGACGCCACCGGATTGTCGCGCAAGCTCGTGGAACGGCTGCGGAAGGATTTCCCTGACAGCCCCGAGGCTATTCGTGCGGTCAGGTGGACCTTCACCCCGCCAGCCTTGCTAGGCAGATGGATGCCGGGAGACTACTCGCCGAGCAACTCCGCCGAGGAGATCCGGTCCAACGCGCTGGATCCGAAGCTGGGGCGCTGGCGCGAGTGGAGACCGGACCCGGGAACCGACGAGGGCAAGCGACTGCAGAAGGACTTTGCCAATCTCATCGCTGCTCCGGATCGGGACATGACTGCCATCCGCAAGGGGCTCGCCGATTTCCGCGCTGACTTCAACCGCACCCGCCACCTGCTGGACGAGGGTGACGTGCTCGCTCTGGTCGATGACCTCGATGACCTGACCGCTGCAGCGCAAGTCCCCGCCATCACCCCGGATCTCTTCGGCCGCTACGCCACGCTCCGCCGGGGGAAGACCACGCCTCCTCCTGCTGCCGGCGAATGGGCACCCCTCGCCCCGTGGCTAGCCTTCCTCGACCGCGTCCGACCCGTCCAAGTGGAGGACAATGGCCATACGGAGTTAAGCGATGACACCGTGGAATCATGGGAACGATACCTGCGCGACTTCCCGAACGGGCCGAAATCCGAAGCCGCCTCACTGCGTCTGCTGCGCCTGAAAGTGCGCGCTGCGTACCCGGTTCCCCAAGTGGAAGCCTTCTTCTTTCCCGACTCGCCCATCCCGCGAGGCTACAAGCGACTCAAACCCGCTCCCGAGGCAGACCAAGCCACCATGCGGGCGCTGGCGAAGGAACTGGATGCCCACGAAAAACGCTTCCCCGGCGGTCGCTGCCATTCGGACATCCTCGTCCTGCAAGCTGCGGTCGCAGCGCAATCCCACAACTATCAGGTGGCTCTCAAATCCCTTGCGGAAGTAATAGCCGATCCCTTGCATCCCGAACTGCGGATGAATGCCGCGCTGTATTTCTCCGAGATCTCGCTGCGCTTGTTAGACAAGACCGAACGCCCCGCAGTGGCCGCAGCGTTCCGCTCCGAACACTCCGCGATGCCGCTCTTAAAGAACCTCGTTCACGGGGATACCTGCCTCTTCCGTTTGCGGCCTTTGATGGCGTGGCTGGAAGAATCGTAG